The following proteins are encoded in a genomic region of Arachis ipaensis cultivar K30076 chromosome B02, Araip1.1, whole genome shotgun sequence:
- the LOC107626355 gene encoding phosphoribosylamine--glycine ligase isoform X1, with protein MSCATFNVGASFNLHGRSHVGNSNPFHFRVQHCVLHKSSSTSLFIQNLNLRSSNVSVSASSPFHSVFKCSARNSESSGSVGVDTNNSSQEKVIVLVIGGGGREHALCYALQRSPSCDAVFCAPGNAGISSSGNATCITDLNVNDAAAVISFCRKQGVGLVVVGPEAPLVAGLVNELVKAGIPTFGPSAEAAALEGSKNFMKHLCDKYDIPTAKYKTFTDPSVAKQYIQEQGAPIVIKADGLAAGKGVTVAMSLEEAYEAVDSMLVKGDFGSAGCKVIVEEYLEGEEVSFFALVDGENAIPLESAQDHKRVGDGDTGPNTGGMGAYSPAPILTKELQSIVMDHIITPTVKGMSAEGCKFVGVLYAGLMIEKKSGMPKLIEYNVRFGDPECQVLMVRLESDLVQVLLAACKGELSGVSLNWSPGSAMVVVMASKGYPGKYEKGTLIKNVEQAEHAAPGIKIFHAGTAFDSEGRFIATGGRVLGVTAKGDSLEEACDRAYRAIDEINWPGGFYRRDIGWRALPKKQYATKG; from the exons ATGTCTTGTGCCACCTTCAATGTTGGAGCTTCTTTCAACCTTCATGGACGCTCTCATGTTGGAAATTCCAACCCATTTCATTTTAGAGTCCAACACTGTGTTTTGCACAagtcttcttctacttctctctTCATTCAGAACTTGAATTTGAGGAGCTCCAATGTTAGTGTTAGTGCCTCAAGTCCATTCCACAGTGTTTTCAAATGCTCTGCTCGGAATTCAGAGTCATCAGGTTCTGTTGGGGTTGACACGAACAATAGTTCTC AAGAAAAGGTGATTGTTCTTGTAATTGGTGGAGGAGGACGCGAACACGCACTTTGCTATGCCTTGCAACGATCACCATCCTGTGATGCTGTATTTTGTGCCCCCGGCAATGCAGGAATTTCCAGCTCTGGAAATGCCACTTGCATTACAGACCTCAATGTCAATGATGCAGCAGCAGTAATCTCATTTTGTCGCAAACAGGGGGTGGGACTAGTTGTTGTGGGACCCGAGGCTCCACTTGTTGCAGGTCTTGTAAATGAATTAGTTAAGGCAGGAATCCCAACATTTGGCCCATCTGCGGAGGCTGCAGCCTTGGAAGGTTCTAAGAATTTCATGAAGCATTTGTGTGACAAATATGATATTCCAACTGCTAAG TACAAAACATTTACAGACCCATCCGTTGCAAAACAATATATTCAAGAACAAGGAGCTCCAATTGTTATCAAAGCAGATGGACTGGCTGCTGGAAAAGGAGTTACTGTTGCCATGTCACTGGAAGAGGCATATGAAGCTGTAGATTCAATGCTGGTAAAGGGTGATTTTGGTTCTGCAGGTTGTAAGGTCATTGTTGAGGAGTATCTAGAGGGAGAAGAAGTATCATTTTTCGCATTGGTTGATGGAGAAAATGCAATTCCCCTTGAATCCGCTCAGGACCATAAACGAGTTGGTGATGGTGATACGGGGCCTAATACTGGCGGCATGGGTGCGTACTCTCCAGCTCCAATATTAACCAAGGAACTTCAGTCAATAGTAATGGATCATATTATCACCCCGACAGTGAAAGGAATGTCAGCAGAAGGTTGCAAGTTTGTTGGTGTTTTGTATGCTGGTCTTATGATTGAGAAGAAATCCGGCATGCCTAAGTTAATCGAGTATAATGTGCGATTCGGTGATCCAGAGTGCCAG GTTCTCATGGTTCGGTTGGAGTCTGATCTGGTACAAGTCCTGCTTGCGGCTTGCAAAGGAGAGCTCAGTGGGGTATCTCTGAACTGGTCACCTGGATCGGCCATGGTAGTGGTAATGGCAAGTAAGGGATATCCCGGGAAATACGAGAAGGGAACTTTGATTAAAAACGTCGAACAAGCCGAGCATGCTGCCCCTGGCATAAAGATATTCCATGCAGGAACTGCTTTTGACTCTGAGGGAAGATTCATTGCAACTGGTGGGCGTGTTCTTGGTGTAACAGCCAAGGGAGACAGTCTTGAAGAAGCATGTGATCGAGCCTATCGAGCCATCGACGAGATTAACTGGCCAGGGGGCTTCTATCGCCGGGATATTGGTTGGAGAGCCCTTCCTAAAAAACAATATGCTACTAAAGGTTGA
- the LOC107626355 gene encoding phosphoribosylamine--glycine ligase isoform X2 has protein sequence MSCATFNVGASFNLHGRSHVGNSNPFHFRVQHCVLHKSSSTSLFIQNLNLRSSNVSVSASSPFHSVFKCSARNSESSGSVGVDTNNSSQKVIVLVIGGGGREHALCYALQRSPSCDAVFCAPGNAGISSSGNATCITDLNVNDAAAVISFCRKQGVGLVVVGPEAPLVAGLVNELVKAGIPTFGPSAEAAALEGSKNFMKHLCDKYDIPTAKYKTFTDPSVAKQYIQEQGAPIVIKADGLAAGKGVTVAMSLEEAYEAVDSMLVKGDFGSAGCKVIVEEYLEGEEVSFFALVDGENAIPLESAQDHKRVGDGDTGPNTGGMGAYSPAPILTKELQSIVMDHIITPTVKGMSAEGCKFVGVLYAGLMIEKKSGMPKLIEYNVRFGDPECQVLMVRLESDLVQVLLAACKGELSGVSLNWSPGSAMVVVMASKGYPGKYEKGTLIKNVEQAEHAAPGIKIFHAGTAFDSEGRFIATGGRVLGVTAKGDSLEEACDRAYRAIDEINWPGGFYRRDIGWRALPKKQYATKG, from the exons ATGTCTTGTGCCACCTTCAATGTTGGAGCTTCTTTCAACCTTCATGGACGCTCTCATGTTGGAAATTCCAACCCATTTCATTTTAGAGTCCAACACTGTGTTTTGCACAagtcttcttctacttctctctTCATTCAGAACTTGAATTTGAGGAGCTCCAATGTTAGTGTTAGTGCCTCAAGTCCATTCCACAGTGTTTTCAAATGCTCTGCTCGGAATTCAGAGTCATCAGGTTCTGTTGGGGTTGACACGAACAATAGTTCTC AAAAGGTGATTGTTCTTGTAATTGGTGGAGGAGGACGCGAACACGCACTTTGCTATGCCTTGCAACGATCACCATCCTGTGATGCTGTATTTTGTGCCCCCGGCAATGCAGGAATTTCCAGCTCTGGAAATGCCACTTGCATTACAGACCTCAATGTCAATGATGCAGCAGCAGTAATCTCATTTTGTCGCAAACAGGGGGTGGGACTAGTTGTTGTGGGACCCGAGGCTCCACTTGTTGCAGGTCTTGTAAATGAATTAGTTAAGGCAGGAATCCCAACATTTGGCCCATCTGCGGAGGCTGCAGCCTTGGAAGGTTCTAAGAATTTCATGAAGCATTTGTGTGACAAATATGATATTCCAACTGCTAAG TACAAAACATTTACAGACCCATCCGTTGCAAAACAATATATTCAAGAACAAGGAGCTCCAATTGTTATCAAAGCAGATGGACTGGCTGCTGGAAAAGGAGTTACTGTTGCCATGTCACTGGAAGAGGCATATGAAGCTGTAGATTCAATGCTGGTAAAGGGTGATTTTGGTTCTGCAGGTTGTAAGGTCATTGTTGAGGAGTATCTAGAGGGAGAAGAAGTATCATTTTTCGCATTGGTTGATGGAGAAAATGCAATTCCCCTTGAATCCGCTCAGGACCATAAACGAGTTGGTGATGGTGATACGGGGCCTAATACTGGCGGCATGGGTGCGTACTCTCCAGCTCCAATATTAACCAAGGAACTTCAGTCAATAGTAATGGATCATATTATCACCCCGACAGTGAAAGGAATGTCAGCAGAAGGTTGCAAGTTTGTTGGTGTTTTGTATGCTGGTCTTATGATTGAGAAGAAATCCGGCATGCCTAAGTTAATCGAGTATAATGTGCGATTCGGTGATCCAGAGTGCCAG GTTCTCATGGTTCGGTTGGAGTCTGATCTGGTACAAGTCCTGCTTGCGGCTTGCAAAGGAGAGCTCAGTGGGGTATCTCTGAACTGGTCACCTGGATCGGCCATGGTAGTGGTAATGGCAAGTAAGGGATATCCCGGGAAATACGAGAAGGGAACTTTGATTAAAAACGTCGAACAAGCCGAGCATGCTGCCCCTGGCATAAAGATATTCCATGCAGGAACTGCTTTTGACTCTGAGGGAAGATTCATTGCAACTGGTGGGCGTGTTCTTGGTGTAACAGCCAAGGGAGACAGTCTTGAAGAAGCATGTGATCGAGCCTATCGAGCCATCGACGAGATTAACTGGCCAGGGGGCTTCTATCGCCGGGATATTGGTTGGAGAGCCCTTCCTAAAAAACAATATGCTACTAAAGGTTGA
- the LOC107628600 gene encoding uncharacterized protein LOC107628600 has product MSAAVCGSKRSFFEELAPSPPHSKKLRYSSSSIRFTPPSLIDRLRTFFPHMDELVLERVLQECGNGNDLDAAIKRLNELCLGTTDGNTGTVEEPQVEVNADTDKLEEDDGRSASDNLPPVDNLPKDGAEWVDFFVRGMMVATSVDDARARAATMLEALEKSISARVSAEATNVQEENLVLKEQIQVLTKERNSFKNAFRIQHERFSDYEEKNQELQQLKQLVSQYQEQIRTFEVNNYALAMHLNQAQQSNPNSFPRHFPPDVF; this is encoded by the coding sequence ATGTCTGCTGCCGTGTGCGGAAGCAAGAGATCTTTCTTCGAAGAACTTGCCCCTTCGCCGCCACACTCCAAGAAGCTACGTTACTCATCATCATCGATTCGATTCACTCCTCCTTCTCTCATTGATCGCCTTCGAACTTTTTTCCCTCACATGGATGAGCTGGTTCTAGAGAGAGTACTTCAGGAATGTGGCAATGGCAATGATctagatgctgccatcaagaggCTGAACGAGCTTTGCTTGGGGACTACTGATGGAAATACTGGAACTGTTGAAGAACCACAAGTTGAAGTTAATGCGGACACAGATAAATTGGAAGAAGATGATGGACGTTCTGCATCTGATAACTTGCCGCCAGTGGACAACCTTCCTAAAGATGGTGCAGAATGGGTTGACTTTTTCGTAAGAGGAATGATGGTTGCTACTAGTGTTGATGATGCTAGAGCTCGAGCTGCTACAATGTTAGAAGCCCTGGAGAAATCAATAAGTGCCCGTGTAAGTGCTGAAGCAACAAATGTTCAGGAGGAGAATTTGGTGCTAAAGGAGCAAATTCAGGTGCTGACTAAGGAAAGGAATTCTTTCAAAAATGCATTTAGAATCCAACATGAGCGATTCTCTGATTATGAGGAAAAGAACCAAGAGTTGCAGCAGTTGAAGCAGTTAGTATCTCAATATCAGGAACAGATCAGAACTTTTGAAGTGAACAACTATGCTTTGGCAATGCATTTGAACCAAGCTCAACAGAGCAACCCCAACTCCTTTCCACGGCATTTCCCTCCTGATGTCTTCTAA
- the LOC107628046 gene encoding uncharacterized protein LOC107628046, producing the protein MFGGFIQYQTKYVTDEASMQEMFSMYIENRSQISFIELYVEFEQSEADRNILREDYNSDSEEEFESNYEFVGPDGDEDHGDGTMAPDVTEVANALANEVPFEEPSFMRVLDLEAMHVPEYPEYMTQGKQKFLLSQMVNLPLVWSSVPESRKYCWVIRRYNGSHTCTRATISQDHSKLDSITIAEAIKPLVEADPSLKVKSVIAEVQSKFNYTVSYRKAWLAKQRAVEKIFGGWEAFYEALPIWFEAMCHKEPSAVVHFETMPAYQGDDLVGDIRVLHRVFWSYYPCIRAFRHCKPVVQVDGTHLYGKYKGCLLVAVSQDGNNNIVPIAFAIVEGETSDAWHFFLSNLRQHVVTRDGVGLISDRHESINAAVERSNGAWSPPRAFHMFCIRHIESNFLRKFKAPYLQKLVVNIGYSRTIKEYEVRYQRLRERGEAYTDWLNRIPREQYALAFDGGYRWGHMTTNLVECINSVLKGARNLPITALVKATFYRLNELFTRKRAEAEARINAGHVFSDVVTSKLHANQLASGNIQVSCFDRQNEVFEVREMPSGLEFAVDLHGLRCDCGEFQVDRIPCKHVFACCANQRLDWQLYVHDVYKMDQVRRVYRARFRPLGNPTTWPAYHGPRFIPNPYLRRVTKGRPRMTRFLNEMDTRMLRRPRRCTLCGAEGHSRTRCRSSAGSNTNRNAP; encoded by the exons ATGTTTGGTGGATTCATCCAGTATCAAACGAAATATGTGACGGACGAAGCGAGCATGCaggagatgttttcaatgtatattgaaaatcGGTCTCAGATCTCGTTcatcgagttgtatgttgagtttgaacaatcTGAGGCTGACCGAAATATTCTACGAGAAGATTATaatagtgacagtgaagaagagttcgaaagcaaCTACGAGTTTGTTGGTCCAGATGGAGATGAAGATCATGGTGACGGAACCATGGCCCCGGATGTGACAGAAGTGGCAAATGCACTCGCAAACGAAGTAccgtttgaggagccatcattCATGCGGGTGTTGGacttggaagccatgcatgttccgGAATATCCGGAATATATGACTCAAGGTAAA CAGAAGTTCCTATTgtcgcagatggtgaatttgccATTGGTATGGAGTTCAGTTCCAGAGAGCAGGAAGTACTGTTGGGTTATAAGGAGGTATAATGGTAGCCACACCTGTACCAGAGCAACCATTTCACAGGATCATTCGAAACTGGATTCTAtcacaattgcagaagcaattaAGCCACTGGTTGAGGCTGACCCCTCCTTAAAGGTGAAATCCGTTATAGCAGAAGTGCAATCGAAGTTCAACTACACCGTGAGCTACCGGAAAGCATGGTTAGCTAAGCAGAGGGCAGTAGAAAAAATATTTGGTGGTTGGGAAGCCTTTTATGAGGCGTTGcctatatggtttgaggccatgtgtcacaaGGAGCCATCGGCTGTTGTCcattttgagactatgcctgCATATCAAGGCGATGACTTGGTGGGTGATATTCGGGTACTGCATCGTGTATTTTGGAGTTATTACCCTTGTATTAGGGCATTCAGACATTGTAAGCCAGTTGTCCAGGTTGATGGGACTCACTTGTACGGAAAGTATAAGGGATGTCTACTGGTGGCAGTATCACAGGATGGCAACAACAATATCGTCCCAATTGCGTTTGCTATtgtggagggagagacttctgatgcatGGCATTTTTTCCTTAGTAACCTGCGTCAACATGTTGTAACTCGTGATGGAGTCGGTCTAATATCCGACAGGCACGAGTCCATCAATGCAGCTGTGGAACGCAGTAACGGAGCTTGGTCACCGCCTAGAGCTTTTCATATGTTTTGCATCAGGCATATAGAGTCCAATTTTCTAAGAAAGTTCAAGGCCCCGTATCTGCAGAAATTGGTCGTCAACATTG GATACTCGAGGACGATTAAGGAGTACGAAGTGCGTTACCAGCGATTACGGGAACGTGGCGAGGCGTACACAGACTGGTTAAACCGTATTCCTCGCGAACAGTACGCGTTGGCCTTTGATGGTGGGTACCGATGGGGCCACATGACCACGAATCTGGTGGAGTGCATTAATTCAGTTttgaagggtgcacgcaatctTCCCATTACTGCTCTTGTGAAGGCAACATTCTACAGACTAAACGAGTTGTTCACCCGAAAAAGAGCGGAGGCTGAAGCCCGGATCAATGCTGGCCATGTGTTTTCTGATGTCGTGACCTCGAAGTTGCATGCAAACCAACTTGCATCAGGAAACATCCAGGTTAGTTGCTTTGACCGCCAGAATGAGGTCTTTGAGGTTCGTGAGATGCCTAGCGGGCTGGAGTTTGCAGTCGATCTCCATGGCCTTCGATGTGACTGTGGTGAGTTCCAGGTGGACCGGATCCCCTGCAAACATGTGTTTGCATGTTGTGCCAACCAGCGACTGGATTGGCAACTATATGTGCATGATGTGTATAAGATGGACCAGGTGCGGCGGGTGTACCGAGCTAGGTTCAGGCCACTCGGTAATCCTACCACATGGCCTGCTTATCACGGACCAAGGTTCATACCAAATCCGTACCTGAGACGGGTCACGAAAGGTCGCCCCAGGATGACGCGCTTTCTTAATGAGATGGACACGCGGATGTTACGTCGTCCCAGGCGATGTACGCTATGTGGGGCTGAGGGACACAGTCGTACCAGATGCCGTTCGTCAGCTGGTTCAAATACCAACAGAAATGCCCCCTAG
- the LOC107626354 gene encoding probable aspartyl protease At4g16563, with protein MAFSPYKILSLISIIFTIFTSMVSSLITTPNNNNTSTITIPLSPLLFTDNKHNNKNHPNSSLDQYQSLKLHAYASITRAHHLKHHKAKKGSYPSIIKTQVQPKSYGGYSIDLKFGTPPQTFSFVLDTGSSLVWLPCSSHYLCSKCNIDTNKISTFIPKKSSTSKLIGCKSPKCSWIFGPNVECQNCQESKQNNCSQICPAYTVQYGLGITAGFLHLENLNLPKKIVPNFLVGCSVLSMYQPAGIVGLGRGPESLPRQMNLKKFSYCLLPHRFDDSREGSDLVLHGGRTAGKTAGVSYTPFEKNPAGENTAFATYYYIPIRKVIVGVKHVKIPANLLEPDSAGNGGSIVDSGTTFTFMDKPIFDAVAREFENQVNLTRNRVVEKRSGLSPCFIVAADNKTTSFPALTLQFRGGAKMILPPENYFSFVGAKSDVACFTIVSDEGFAATASAARGPAVILGNYQQQNFYVEYDLENEKFGFRRQNCKRSG; from the coding sequence ATGGCTTTTTCTCCATacaaaattctctctctcatttcTATCATCTTCACCATCTTCACTTCAATGGTATCATCATTGATAACCACACCAAACAATAACAACACCAGTACTATTACCATTCCCCTATCTCCATTATTATTCACAGACAACAAGCACAATAATAAGAACCACCCTAATTCTTCATTAGATCAATACCAATCCCTCAAACTCCATGCTTATGCTTCCATAACAAGAGCCCACCACCTCAAACACCATAAAGCCAAAAAAGGCTCATATCCCTCCATCATCAAAACCCAAGTTCAGCCTAAAAGCTATGGAGGGTACTCCATAGACCTTAAATTTGGAACACCACCACAAACATTCTCTTTTGTTTTGGACACAGGAAGCAGCCTTGTATGGCTACCATGTTCATCTCATTACCTATGTTCCAAATGTAACATAGACACTAACAAGATTTCAACATTCATTCCCAAGAAATCCTCCACTTCCAAGCTCATAGGATGCAAAAGCCCTAAATGTTCATGGATTTTCGGGCCCAACGTAGAATGTCAAAATTGCCAAGAAAGTAAACAAAATAATTGCTCGCAGATTTGTCCAGCCTATACAGTTCAGTATGGACTGGGCATAACTGCGGGCTTTCTCCACTTGGAGAATTTAAATCTCCCCAAAAAAATTGTACCTAATTTTCTTGTAGGATGTTCCGTTCTTTCCATGTACCAACCTGCAGGTATAGTCGGATTAGGACGTGGACCAGAGTCATTGCCACGTCAGATGAACCTCAAGAAATTTTCTTATTGTTTACTCCCTCACCGCTTCGACGACTCCCGAGAGGGGTCCGACCTCGTCTTGCATGGCGGTAGAACGGCCGGAAAAACCGCCGGCGTTAGTTACACGCCGTTCGAAAAAAATCCGGCAGGGGAAAACACCGCATTTGCGACCTACTATTACATTCCAATCCGGAAGGTAATTGTTGGTGTGAAACATGTTAAGATTCCGGCGAATCTTCTAGAACCGGATTCCGCCGGAAACGgcggatccatagtggattctggaACCACGTTCACGTTCATGGACAAGCCAATTTTCGATGCGGTGGCGCGTGAGTTCGAGAACCAAGTGAATCTCACGAGGAATAGGGTGGTTGAGAAGCGTTCAGGGCTGAGTCCATGTTTCATTGTCGCTGCCGAcaacaaaacgacgtcgtttccggCTCTAACATTGCAATTCAGAGGCGGCGCCAAGATGATTCTCCCGCcagaaaattatttttcttttgttggaGCAAAGTCTGACGTGGCGTGTTTTACAATTGTTTCCGATGAAGGATTTGCGGCGACAGCGTCGGCGGCGCGTGGACCTGCGGTGATTTTGGGGAACTATCAGCAACAGAATTTCTACGTGGAATATGATTTGGAGAATGAGAAGTTTGGATTTCGGCGTCAAAATTGTAAACGCAGTGGTTAG